From a region of the Nitrospira sp. genome:
- the glgP gene encoding alpha-glucan family phosphorylase has translation MKDPVCGMKVFQEQALAATYGDRMFYFCSDLCRRTFLAGPERYLRPLEPAGTAGPFTQRVAYFTMEVALDPAMPTYSGGLGVLAGDTLRSFADLKIPAVGVSLLYWNGYFEQKLDEWGNQHEQPVSWEPRVQLRLLPATVTVAIEARTVIVQAWQYDLIGVTGGRVPVLLLDANRPDNAQQDRELSLWLYGGDDRYRLAQEIILGIGGIRMLQALGYSAVERFHMNEGHAAFLTLQLLRESTPVGSTEWDFPAVRRRCVFTTHTPVPSGHDQFAYDRVRRVMGDLLPLEVLQMLGGQDRLNMTLLGFNMSTYVNGVAKRHGEVSQQMFPAHVIDSITNGIHSVTWTSESFQDLYDRSIPGWRTDPFSLRYTISVPNQEIWNAHIKAKTRLLEEVRQRTQQQLRPDAFTIGFARRATLYKRADLILSAPRELTAVAKNAGPLQILFAGKAHPKDEPGKDMIRRIVQAAKQLERDVTILYLDNYDVTLARLLTAGVDLWLNTPQRPLEASGTSGMKAAHNGVPSLSVLDGWWVEGHIEGVTGWSIGSRTLGQVADEAEEARELYQKLRWTIVPMYYQSRDRWINVMRHTMAFNASFFNTHRMVQQYAANAYV, from the coding sequence ATGAAAGATCCGGTCTGTGGCATGAAGGTCTTCCAAGAGCAGGCCTTGGCGGCCACTTACGGAGACCGGATGTTCTACTTCTGTTCCGATCTGTGTCGGCGCACCTTCCTCGCTGGTCCCGAGAGATACCTGAGACCGCTTGAACCGGCCGGGACGGCTGGCCCCTTCACCCAACGTGTAGCGTATTTTACGATGGAAGTGGCGCTTGATCCTGCAATGCCCACCTACAGTGGAGGGTTGGGGGTTCTAGCGGGAGATACGCTCCGATCGTTTGCCGATCTCAAAATTCCGGCCGTTGGAGTCAGCCTCCTGTACTGGAACGGATATTTTGAGCAGAAGCTGGACGAGTGGGGCAACCAGCACGAGCAGCCGGTGTCGTGGGAGCCGAGAGTCCAACTTCGCCTCCTCCCGGCCACAGTGACCGTGGCCATCGAAGCACGGACAGTGATCGTCCAGGCTTGGCAATATGATCTTATCGGTGTCACGGGCGGTCGGGTACCAGTGCTCTTGTTGGATGCCAATCGTCCGGACAATGCCCAGCAAGACCGAGAGCTGAGCTTGTGGCTCTACGGAGGGGATGACCGCTACCGGCTCGCGCAAGAAATCATCCTGGGCATCGGCGGCATCCGAATGCTCCAGGCTCTTGGGTATTCCGCAGTGGAACGATTCCATATGAATGAAGGTCATGCCGCTTTCTTGACGCTCCAACTCCTACGCGAGTCAACTCCGGTCGGTTCCACAGAGTGGGACTTCCCTGCGGTAAGACGGCGCTGCGTCTTTACCACCCACACGCCGGTTCCGTCCGGCCACGATCAATTCGCGTATGACCGTGTTCGTCGGGTCATGGGGGACCTACTACCGTTGGAAGTCTTACAGATGCTAGGTGGGCAGGACCGCCTGAACATGACGCTCCTGGGCTTCAACATGAGCACCTATGTCAATGGCGTGGCCAAGCGGCATGGCGAAGTCTCGCAACAGATGTTTCCCGCGCATGTCATCGATTCGATCACGAACGGCATCCATTCAGTCACCTGGACCAGCGAGAGCTTCCAGGATCTTTACGATCGGTCGATTCCCGGTTGGCGAACCGATCCGTTCTCTCTTCGCTACACGATTAGTGTCCCAAATCAGGAGATCTGGAACGCGCATATCAAGGCCAAGACGCGGCTGCTTGAAGAAGTGAGGCAGCGCACTCAGCAGCAGTTGAGGCCGGATGCCTTCACGATCGGCTTCGCCCGCCGTGCAACCTTATACAAGCGGGCCGATTTAATCTTGTCGGCACCTCGTGAATTGACCGCCGTGGCCAAGAACGCAGGACCGCTGCAGATCTTGTTCGCGGGCAAGGCGCACCCCAAGGATGAGCCCGGCAAGGACATGATCCGCCGGATCGTGCAAGCGGCTAAGCAGCTCGAACGGGATGTGACGATTCTCTACCTCGACAACTACGACGTAACCCTCGCCCGGCTCCTGACAGCCGGCGTGGATCTGTGGCTGAACACGCCTCAGCGGCCGCTCGAAGCATCCGGGACGTCCGGCATGAAAGCGGCCCACAACGGTGTGCCAAGCTTGAGTGTGTTGGACGGCTGGTGGGTGGAAGGCCACATCGAAGGCGTGACGGGTTGGTCGATCGGCTCACGGACATTGGGGCAAGTCGCCGATGAAGCGGAAGAGGCGCGTGAGCTGTATCAGAAGCTGCGATGGACGATCGTGCCGATGTACTACCAATCGCGGGATCGTTGGATCAACGTGATGCGGCATACGATGGCGTTCAACGCGTCATTCTTCAACACCCACCGCATGGTCCAGCAGTATGCCGCCAATGCCTATGTGTAA
- a CDS encoding DUF2934 domain-containing protein — protein MKPQRVKKRHNDKADTTQAAIPEQIMSDDLRDRIAKRAYELYIDRGCRPGCDVEDWIDAEREILTSPK, from the coding sequence ATGAAACCGCAACGGGTAAAGAAACGGCACAACGACAAGGCTGATACCACACAGGCTGCTATCCCAGAGCAAATCATGTCCGATGACCTTCGTGACCGGATTGCGAAGCGAGCTTATGAGCTCTACATCGATCGAGGCTGCAGACCGGGGTGTGATGTGGAAGATTGGATTGACGCGGAGCGAGAAATACTCACGTCGCCGAAGTGA
- a CDS encoding isoprenylcysteine carboxylmethyltransferase family protein: MDEGSAYGLWSLVIINSVVFILFAFSFTRPRTTRDWRSLGAFSAFIVALFAEMYGFPLTIYLLSGWLESRYPGVNLWSHETGHLWHTLLGMKSHAHSDPLHILSGLLIFGGFFLLAASWEVLYRAQRSQTLAMTGPYARIRHPQYVAFIVIMLGFLLQWPTIPTLFMFPILVTMYVRLAHKEERQVRAEFGESYDRYAETTPAFFPRWGRQRREQIDGRLDS; this comes from the coding sequence ATGGATGAAGGATCGGCTTATGGGTTATGGTCGTTAGTGATCATCAACTCGGTGGTGTTTATCCTCTTCGCGTTTAGCTTCACGCGGCCGCGGACGACACGCGATTGGCGATCCCTGGGTGCCTTTTCGGCGTTTATCGTGGCTCTGTTTGCCGAGATGTACGGATTCCCCTTGACCATCTATCTGCTCTCCGGATGGCTGGAAAGCCGATATCCCGGAGTAAATCTATGGTCCCACGAAACCGGGCATCTCTGGCATACCCTGCTGGGCATGAAAAGCCATGCGCATAGTGATCCCTTGCACATTCTCAGTGGGCTGCTGATCTTCGGAGGGTTCTTTCTACTGGCGGCTTCGTGGGAAGTCTTGTATAGGGCGCAACGAAGCCAGACCCTCGCCATGACCGGACCCTATGCCCGGATAAGACATCCGCAGTATGTAGCCTTCATCGTGATCATGCTGGGTTTTCTCCTCCAATGGCCAACCATTCCAACATTGTTCATGTTCCCCATACTCGTGACGATGTATGTCCGTCTCGCTCACAAAGAGGAGAGGCAGGTCCGTGCGGAATTCGGCGAGTCCTATGATCGTTATGCAGAGACCACACCCGCCTTCTTCCCGCGATGGGGAAGGCAGAGACGAGAACAAATTGACGGGCGTCTGGATAGTTGA
- a CDS encoding DUF2933 domain-containing protein, which produces MNNLRRLVLYAFLAVLGFFLVTEHRAHVFGILPYLLLFACPLFHLLLHRRHGGHDSESPPGGKQPDSQANTGGHSHG; this is translated from the coding sequence ATGAATAATTTACGACGGCTCGTTCTCTACGCCTTTCTCGCGGTCCTGGGATTTTTTCTCGTGACCGAACACCGGGCGCATGTGTTCGGAATACTCCCCTATCTTCTCTTGTTCGCCTGCCCGTTGTTCCATCTCCTTCTACACAGGCGACATGGTGGTCATGACTCCGAATCTCCACCAGGCGGGAAGCAGCCCGACTCACAGGCCAACACCGGAGGCCATTCCCATGGATGA